CTCTAAATCTATTCACTTGTTCTGTTCCATCCTTCAGTTCATCCCCTAGCAGGTTCAATATATCTTTTATCTCAATCATTTCATCACCTCTTTTTATGTTTCATGGAAATTTCTGACAACTTCAATTTCCCGAAATGTTTTCGGAAAACTTCATGAATATGATTAACATGTGAAATATTTTAAATTCTCCTTTTCCATGTTGTAATTGATGCAAGAAAAACTAAAAAACTAATAACTATGAACTTATTGGCAAATCAGTTGAAAAACTGAAACTCAGTAAATACTCTTATAGAGCGGGAAGAAAAAGCAGAGATTATCGGTGGTTCTTAACAGAAAACGAAATCCGAAAACCGTTTGAAGTTACAACCTATTAAACACACTGTTGTTTTGGCTTCGGTTTACTGCGTTGGTTTGTATTTGATGGGATAAGAAATTTAAGATGGCAGGATATTGGTTTTGAAAGAAAAAATCTAACGCACATTAGGGAGACGCAGCGCACAGGCAGATAATGATTGGATATCATTTTTAAATCTATTATGCTCTAAAGAAGAGGCATGGAAGAAGATGCAGAACTGATAAAAAACTTCAAGGAAGCGGGAAGGATTGCAGAATTGATAAGAAAGGAAAGTTTGAAACTCGTGATACCTGGTCAGCCGGTGCTCGATATTGCTGAGACGTTGGAGCAGATGATTGTAGAAAACGGGGGGCGTCCGGGTTTTCCGGTGAACGTGTCGATAAATCACATAGCGGCCCATTACACTCCTTCATCGGATGAGACAACCACGATAAACGATAACGATATCGTGAAGATAGATTTTGGTGTGCACATAAACGGGTGCATATCGGATAACGCGATCACCATAGATTTGAGCGACGAACACGGTGACCTCGTCGAAGCGAGCAAACTTGCCCTTGACAACGCATTATCAACGATGCGGGCCGGCAAAACTGTCGGTGAGATAGGCAAAGTTATAGAGGATACCATCACTTCAAAGGGGTTCAAACCGATAAGAAACCTAACGGGTCACATGATAAGACCGTACCAACTTCATGCCGGAGAGATAATACCCAACGTCGCAACAGAGGACGGGTACGTGCTGAAGGAGGGGGACGTGTTTGCAGTTGAACCGTTCGCAACTACCGGTGAAGGACGTGTAAAGGATAGCAATCGTATCGAAATCTACTCTATAGCAGAGATAAAAAACGTAAGATTGAGAAAGAGCAGGGAGATCTTTGCCTACGCATTTGAACACTACTTTACCCTTCCGTTTGCCCGACGTTGGCTCGATAAAATATTCGGTTCTAAGGTGTTGGTTTCACTGTCATTAAGAGAACTGGTCAACGCGGACATGTTGTATCAGTACCCGGTTCTTGAAGAGGTGAAAGGCGGTCTCGTATCGCAGGCGGAACGCACCGTCCTGATCGAAAAGGATTCGGTAACACTTCTGTGAAAAAACAGGGTTAGGTTCGTTTTATCGATCACCTATCTTCACACGAATCAGTTTTAATTAAATAAAATGTTTTAAAATAAATCAATAATAAAAATCACATAAACGCGCCCCCGTAGTTTAACCTGGATAGAATGCGACCCTCCGGAGGTCGAGATTCGGGTTCGAATCCCGGCGGGGGCATCGGGCCCGTGGCGTAACCTGGACAGCGCGGCTGGCTTCGGACCAGCAGGTTGAGGGTTCGAATCCCTCCGGGCCCGTTGGACGAAAAGAAATAATCAGTGATAGGATGAACAGGTCGCTCGCCCTTATCACGGTAATTCTTCTGTTACCTCTCGCATATAGTTATCGGTTAGAGGTATCGAACGAAAC
This is a stretch of genomic DNA from Candidatus Micrarchaeota archaeon. It encodes these proteins:
- the map gene encoding type II methionyl aminopeptidase, coding for MEEDAELIKNFKEAGRIAELIRKESLKLVIPGQPVLDIAETLEQMIVENGGRPGFPVNVSINHIAAHYTPSSDETTTINDNDIVKIDFGVHINGCISDNAITIDLSDEHGDLVEASKLALDNALSTMRAGKTVGEIGKVIEDTITSKGFKPIRNLTGHMIRPYQLHAGEIIPNVATEDGYVLKEGDVFAVEPFATTGEGRVKDSNRIEIYSIAEIKNVRLRKSREIFAYAFEHYFTLPFARRWLDKIFGSKVLVSLSLRELVNADMLYQYPVLEEVKGGLVSQAERTVLIEKDSVTLL